One stretch of Halococcus hamelinensis 100A6 DNA includes these proteins:
- a CDS encoding LolA family protein produces the protein MISMKQLGAIVVALGLLTVAIPVSGVSPFGGDQVANAASAQADVSNGANAQVESTADETATESTDTATNAATETATDTATATGTASGNGDRTLFDVYQDARTSYDGLHDLSATVESETVVSNDAGSQSFDASANVSYKAPDMVRLDVLEPEAQAGTIVASNGTTVMYYDPATDTTTALPVADLANASPASAMGGATAGGVSQADAMGMNASAMGTSDPSTMLADSDVTYEGTEMVDGYTTDVVAIESENESLGYTASATVYLDRASSVPVKGVSNVTLTTEGETTTINTSFLVSDLAVNAGIPNATFDLADGDVTPVEERPMPQNATYYQVDFVTGEAIENLRSDEGYYTPDRLVRFAHGNTDSDITRVSDGEFVTDETVADRIESEDISVENDTATITFTVSEGEPIELTLASYEKTGPGWSPQTEADQEFVDSDTETFESGTHTLTVDLPNGDTEESTVTTTATSTGTETATTTAETTTTVTATETMETETATSSATDTPTATDTVTATATDTVTPTAT, from the coding sequence ATGATATCAATGAAGCAGCTGGGCGCGATAGTGGTCGCGCTCGGCTTGCTCACCGTCGCGATTCCAGTCTCGGGGGTCTCCCCGTTCGGTGGCGACCAGGTCGCGAACGCGGCGAGCGCACAGGCGGACGTATCGAACGGCGCGAACGCACAGGTCGAGTCGACGGCGGACGAAACGGCGACCGAATCGACCGACACCGCAACGAACGCGGCGACCGAAACCGCCACCGACACGGCGACGGCGACCGGGACGGCTTCCGGAAACGGCGACCGGACGTTGTTCGACGTGTATCAGGACGCACGGACGTCCTACGACGGTCTCCACGACCTGAGCGCGACGGTCGAGAGCGAGACCGTGGTCTCGAACGACGCCGGGAGCCAGTCCTTCGACGCGAGCGCGAACGTCTCGTACAAGGCCCCGGATATGGTCCGACTCGACGTCCTCGAACCCGAGGCCCAGGCCGGAACCATCGTGGCCTCGAACGGCACCACGGTGATGTACTACGACCCCGCGACCGACACCACGACGGCGCTGCCGGTGGCGGACCTCGCTAACGCCTCGCCGGCGAGCGCCATGGGTGGGGCGACCGCGGGCGGCGTCTCGCAGGCCGACGCGATGGGGATGAACGCGAGCGCGATGGGCACGAGTGACCCCTCGACGATGCTGGCCGACAGCGACGTGACCTACGAGGGCACCGAGATGGTCGACGGCTACACGACCGACGTGGTCGCCATCGAGAGCGAGAACGAATCGCTGGGCTACACCGCGTCGGCGACCGTCTACCTCGACCGGGCGTCGAGCGTTCCGGTGAAAGGCGTCTCGAACGTCACCCTCACGACCGAGGGTGAGACGACCACGATCAACACCTCGTTCCTCGTGAGCGACCTCGCGGTCAACGCGGGGATCCCGAACGCCACCTTCGACCTCGCCGACGGCGACGTGACGCCGGTCGAGGAGCGGCCGATGCCCCAGAACGCGACGTACTACCAGGTGGACTTCGTGACGGGCGAAGCGATCGAAAACCTCCGGAGCGACGAGGGCTACTACACGCCCGATAGACTGGTCCGCTTCGCACACGGCAACACCGATTCGGACATCACACGCGTCTCCGACGGCGAGTTCGTGACCGACGAAACCGTGGCCGACCGGATCGAGAGCGAGGACATCTCGGTCGAGAACGACACCGCGACGATCACCTTCACCGTCAGCGAGGGCGAACCGATCGAGTTGACCCTCGCGAGCTACGAGAAGACCGGTCCCGGCTGGAGCCCCCAGACCGAGGCCGACCAGGAGTTCGTCGACAGCGACACCGAGACCTTCGAGTCGGGGACCCACACCCTGACCGTCGACCTGCCCAACGGGGATACGGAGGAATCGACGGTGACGACCACGGCGACGTCGACCGGAACGGAAACGGCGACCACGACAGCCGAAACGACGACCACGGTGACGGCAACCGAGACGATGGAGACGGAAACGGCGACGTCGAGTGCAACGGACACGCCGACGGCGACCGACACCGTGACGGCGACGGCGACCGACACCGTGACGCCGACGGCGACC
- a CDS encoding AAA family ATPase has product MTTPDEIYAALHDEMGSVLIGKAELVEGMTIALLTRGHVLLEGVPGVAKTTVARLFARASGLGHNRVQLTPDVLPADITGTHIYRESTGEFELQRGPVFANLVVADEINRATPKTQSALLEAMQERQVTIDGETLALPEPFMLIATQNPIEMEGTFELPEAQRDRFQFKLTAELPTRTEGRELLDRFDTDPTLGPDRIERVVTSEELLDARETVAEVYVDGSVKEYVLDVVGATHENPHVEYGASPRATLAFLNTAKARAAITGRDYVIPDDVKALIEPILVHRLVLSTDASLSDVSVVDVLDTIAAETEPPGEDAAEPQAAVSDGGKQE; this is encoded by the coding sequence ATGACCACACCGGACGAGATTTACGCCGCCCTCCACGACGAGATGGGGTCGGTGCTCATCGGCAAGGCGGAGCTCGTCGAGGGGATGACGATCGCCCTCCTGACCCGCGGGCACGTGCTGCTCGAGGGGGTGCCGGGCGTCGCGAAGACCACCGTCGCCCGGCTGTTCGCCCGGGCCAGCGGGCTGGGGCACAATCGGGTCCAGCTCACCCCCGACGTGCTCCCGGCCGACATCACCGGCACCCACATCTACCGGGAGTCGACCGGCGAGTTCGAACTCCAGCGCGGGCCCGTCTTCGCGAACCTCGTGGTGGCCGACGAGATCAATCGCGCGACGCCGAAGACCCAGAGCGCGCTGCTCGAAGCCATGCAGGAGCGCCAGGTCACGATCGACGGCGAGACCCTCGCGCTGCCGGAGCCGTTCATGCTGATCGCGACCCAGAACCCGATCGAGATGGAGGGGACCTTCGAGCTCCCCGAGGCCCAGCGCGACCGCTTCCAGTTCAAGCTCACGGCGGAGCTCCCGACGAGGACCGAGGGTCGGGAACTCCTCGACCGGTTCGACACCGACCCGACGCTCGGCCCCGACCGGATCGAACGGGTCGTCACGAGCGAGGAGCTCCTCGACGCCCGCGAGACGGTGGCCGAGGTCTACGTCGACGGGTCGGTGAAGGAGTACGTCCTCGACGTCGTGGGCGCGACCCACGAGAACCCACACGTCGAGTACGGCGCGTCGCCCCGGGCGACACTCGCCTTCCTCAACACCGCGAAGGCCCGCGCGGCGATCACCGGTCGCGACTACGTCATCCCGGACGACGTCAAGGCCCTCATCGAACCGATCCTCGTCCACCGGCTGGTGTTGAGCACCGACGCCTCGCTCAGCGACGTCTCGGTCGTGGACGTACTCGACACCATCGCCGCCGAGACCGAACCGCCCGGCGAGGACGCGGCCGAGCCGCAGGCCGCGGTGAGCGACGGCGGAAAACAGGAATGA